AACCGTCTTTGAGCAAATTTTATCTTGACCGCGTCCAAAGAGCTCATCTATACACTGACAAGAGTTTCCATTCGTTGGTCACCCTTCAACGTCTTACAACGTGGGGACTTAGTCCAAAGCCATCTCCTGAAGCTCTAGCCCATGAACTTACAACTCATAGACATGAGTTTTTTacttaagaaatttattttaatattaaattttaaatgattctAACGTTTTTCTTTTCAGGGATGGCAACtatgaaagaaaataagggAAAGGAGGTAGTGGACGAGGTAACCAGGCCAGAGGCTTAACCTCAGCCACGTGCTTCTGTTGGAGACAAAAGGAAAACCTTATCCAAGACACTGGATTTGGGAAACCTTCCTAGTTGTCGAGGGAATAAGAAGGCAAAGCATGGGTTGGCCAAGTCTAGGGTTGTCAAGTCTGTTCCTCCTACATCTCAGTTGTCCATCCAAGTCCATGATGTGGACTTGTATGTGCCCATAGAAGTCACCCCGTCCAAGACCACTGCACCTACCTCGTCTCAGCCTTCTCAAAGGGTTCCTATGAATCTTGTTGAAAATGAAGATTTGGCTTGGAAACGATTTCAGAAGGATGTGATTGACGAGGACGTGGTTGCATGAccactagggatggcaatggggcggggtagggccgaaggatgggatcttcgtccccgccccgcatggttttgttttgccccatccccgccccgtcTCGCATGACGGGGAGtactttctcaccccatccccgccccttggggccccgcgaagccccgccccgccccgtaaaactctactttttgttaatttgccctacaacgagtacaattttttttaatgaaacttatttcattaataaaaatatacttgaaatatcaaatttatcccatcaaatcaaatcaatttttagaaaaaattgaataatatatccaagtgtttaacaagacaatcataaaaataaaataaaaatctcatattataacacataacaaTATAAAGACAAAGAatcacattgggtagaataaaatatgctaatattaatatgtttgtttaaataatagggttttagggtatgaaaaatttataattataacccttagcaatgcggggcggggcggggcggggcggggatggggagggggaggggaggggtggggtggggcgggtctaaaaagtttaaacccatccccgccccaccctgtggtgcggggctaaaatcttgccccatccccgccccactgcctttgcggggcggggaaaacctGCGCAgggcgaagcggggaggggcaGGTTAAATGGGGCaaggaaaaattgccatccctaatgaCCACTGCACCTACCTCGTCTCAACCTTCTCAAAGGGTTCCTATGAATCTCGTTGAAAATGAATATTTAGCTTGGGAACGATTTTAGAAGGCTGTGACTGACAAGGACGTGGTTGCATGCTATGACATGTCCTTGAAGGAATTTGAACATTCTGTTGTTCATGATCTTTTTGAGGTATTTAAGTTTGCTTTTGCCTCCTCTTGTTGCTTTACACTTTTCTCgtctaacaattttttttttttttttttacgcaaTGTCAAAGTTTATTGCAGCGTCCAAGCAAGCCACAGAGATGGACAAGATGAGGATTCAGCTTGAGATGAGGATCCAAGAGATTAAAGATGACTACAGGGGCTGGGTTGAAGTGGCAGCCAAGGCTACAGACGAGGCCAAGGAACTGAGGAACCTCGTCGAAGAGCTCAAGGCTGACATCGTCGAGAAGGACACACATCTTAACCATCTTCAGAAAAAGAGTGATGAGCTGAGCACCCTTCTTACGAAAGCTAAAGAGGACGCTGTTGTGGAGTTCAAAGCTTCCAAATAGTATACTGACCTTTTGGATGCAAATTATGCTGTTGGCTTCAAAGATTTTTGTATGGACACTGAGGAACGCTTCCCAGAAGTTGACTTCAGTTCCATCAAGCTTAATATTGGCACTGCAAGCTCTCTTCTTCAAACAAGCTCTGAAGATGTCAATATCGAGGATGATGCCACTACCCGGCCTACTCAGGACAATCCCACCTCTGGATATAACCCTTAGTGAAGGACATTTGAAAAATTCTCttgttattttccttttcttctctctctctcttttatttttttatttttttatgtatgagGATAATTGTTTTGGaccatttaaatttatttaagtacATTTCTCTCGTCTATAATCTTTGTGACGAGCTTTCAAACAAATTGCCTTCTAGGCTTTACTTTATAAGGGTTTTTGGACGGTGGTCGTCTACCCTTTTTCTAAACTTATATAAATGAACGTTTATTTccatcactttttatttattattgaacATGTTATTGTATAGAcgaatttctctttgttttacatCATCCATATCATACTGGCTTTCTAAGTGTGGTCCGTCCACCATGAAGGCATTTAGCTCTTCCATGTTAAGATAATTTCCTTATGTTCAAGCTTTTTACCATCCTTTAAACTTTATAAGTATAACACGTCTTATGAATGGCATCACTTTTGTCACCTTTACTTGTCCAGAGACTCGAATTAGCTAGTTCTACTTTTCGTCCATGAGTTGGACAATTTACACTCATCTTTATGCAAGATGTTTCCAGCTTTTATTCATCCAAAGATTGGATCGTTTTAGCTGGTTGTATTTATCCATGGATTTAAATATTTGTGCACGTATTTTCTTGTCCATTGATTAGACGAATAAGCTTCAAGCTTATTTTCCTTTGCTTTATCCTTAGTTTAAGGAAAGCTTATAGATGTTACGTCTCTACGTCCAGAGATTTTATTCATCTTGGGCCTTTAGCCTTTCCTGTGGATTAGTTTTGATAAACTTCAACAACATGAGAATTGAAAATTCACACAACTTTacatatattagaaaaaaacatcatccacaaGTTCTAGCACATGCTTAGAAGCCGATGCCTTTAGGGAATTAAAACACAACATAAAATACTGATAACAAACACAGTTAAATGCAAGCAACAGAAAATAATACTTTAGCTCATCCAAGGCGACCGCAATGTCTAGGATTATCTCATCCAGGATGATTCTCGTTCAGGTTGATATCCTACTGATAATATCTTCTTAAATGCTCAACATTCTAAGGATGCTCTAGCTTTCTCCTGTCCAGGGCTTCTAAGTAGTATGATCTTTGTCTCTTGCAATTAATGACcctatagggtccttcccaattagatCCCAGTTTTCCATGGGCTGGGTTTCTGGTTGCCAAAAAGACCATTTTCAGGACGAGGTCCCCAATGTTAAAGCGCCTAGGTTTCACCATTACATCATATTATTTAGCCATGAGATTTTTATACCATGCTGTCCTTTGCTCCGCGTTCATACTTACCTCATCTATCAGATCAAGGTTGAGACGAAGTTGTTCTTCGTTATCCTTGTCTTGATATTTCACCACCTTGTGGTTTGCCATGTGCACTTCCGCAGGTATAACTGATTCGCTTCCATAGGCTAGCTTGAAAGGAGTTTCCCCTGTAGGGGTCCTTACAGTCATCCTATAAGCCCATAAAACTCCTGGTAGTTCGTCTGGCCATCTTCCCTTTACCCCCTTAAGCCGAGTCttaatgattttcaacaaggatcgaTTTACAACTTTTGCTAGTCCATTTGCTTGTGGGTGGGAGGGTGAGGAATAATGATTCTTGATTCCAAATTGCTCGCAAAAGTCTCTAAAAGGTGTGTTGTCAAATTGCCATCCATTGTCTGACACTAATACCCTAGGTATCCCAAACCTGCACAGAATGCTCTTCCAAATGAAGTTTTTGACATTCTGTTGAGTGATTTTTGCTAAGGGTTTtacttccacccatttagtaaagCAATCGATCCTTACTATCAAAAACTTCATTTGCCTAGTTCCGAGTGGGAAGGGACCTCAGATATCCAATCTCCATTGCACAAAGCGTCTTAGGGCCATCATCGGGGTAAGATACTCCAACAGTTTTCTAGGGACGTTGCTGAAGCATTGGCACTGGTCACATACCTTGACATAAGCCTTAGCATCTGCTTGAATAGTTGGCCAGTAGTAACCCACACGGACGACCTTATAGACTAGTGCTCTTGCTCCCGAGTGGTTTCTGCATGCTCTTTCATGAACTTCCCTTAATTCATAGTTTGACTTGCCCGGAGCTAAGCACTTTAAGTAAGGCTGTGAGAAGCCTCGTTTATATAGCACCTCATCTATAAGGACATACTTGGTAGCTCTGATCCTCAATTTCCTAACCTAGTCCTTATCTTCTAAAAGCCTTTCATCTTTAAGGTAAACTATTATTGGAGTCTTCCgattttcttctccttcaattTGCTACACCTTTGGAAGATCTATGCTTGGCATGTATTGGACTCTGTCACACTCGTCCATAGCTCCCCCTGCTGAAGCTGTTTTTGCCAAAGCATTCGCTTCCATGTTTTCCTCCCTTGGGAGTTGAACAAAACTggcttctttaaattttttgacgAGCTATTTTACCTTACTGAGATACTTCTTCATCCAATCTTCCTTAGCTTTACACATTCCATTCACTTGATTGATGATCAACTAAGAATCTCCTTGGGTGACTACTGACTCCACCCCTAAGGACTTAGCCAATTCCAATCCTTCAAGGAAAGCTTTGTATTCAGCTTCATTATTGGTGGTCTAGTATTGTAAAGGAGCTACGTATTTCAAATTGTCTCCTTCCAGGGACTTTAGTATAACTCCAATTCCTCCTGCATATAATGTGGACGAACCATCCGCATAGACAACCCACTTCTGAGCTCCATCGACCTCGTCTAACCCTCCATGGTTGGGAGTGAACTCTGTAATGAAATTTGCCAGTGCTTGAGCTTTTATCTTAGTTCTTGGTTGGTGTCTGACATCAAACTCACTAAGTTCTACGGCCCATTGGATTAGTCATCCTGTGGCATCCAACTTGTTCATCGTCTTCTTAAGTGGATGATCTGTGAAGACATTGATGACATGAGCCTGAAAGTAATGTCGTAACTTCTTAGAAGTTGTGATCAAAGCAAAGGCTAACTTTTCCATCATGGGATAGTGTCCTTCCACTCCTCTTAGCGCTCGATTTATATAATAAACAGGCTTTTGTATCCTCTCTTCTTCTCTAATTAATGCTAAGCTCACTGCATGTGGAGATACTACCAAATACAAGTATAATTCTTTCACCTGGTATTGACGAGCTTAGTAGAGGAGCTATTGTGAGGTAGGTCTTGAGGTCTTGGAAGGCCTTTTGACACTCGTCCATCCATTCAAATGCCTTCTTAAGAACCTTAAAAATGGTAAACACTTGTCAGTAGCTTTTGAGACGAACCTGGGCAGCAACTTGCTCAGTGAGAGATTGGACTTCTTTGATATTCCTTGGAGGTTCCAAATCCAGTATTGCCTGAATCTTATCAGGAATTGCTTCAATTCCTCTATGCAAAACCATGAACCCAAAAAATTTTCCTGACGAAACTCCAAAAGCACATTTGCTCGGATTCAACTTCATGTCATATTGTCTAAGCGTATTGAAGGTCCCTTGAAGGTCATCCAAATGTTTTTCCTCATCCGAGCTCTTTAccaacatatcatccacataaacTTCCACATTTCGTCCAATCTGTGGACGAAACATATGGTTAACCAGCCTTTGATAAGTTGCTTCCGCGTTTTTCAAATtgaagggcatcactttgtagcaaaacATGCCTTGTCTGGTAATAAAGGATATCTTCTCTTGATCCACTTCATCCATCCTTATTTGATTGTAACttgagaaggcgtccatgaaacTTAACAATTTATGACCCGTAGTTGAGTCGACCAGCTGGTTAATGTGTGCTAACGGATAGCTATCCTTGAGGCAAGCCTTGTTCAAATTGGTGAAATCCATGCATATCTGTCATTTGCCATTAGCCTTCTTAACCATCACCACATTAGCCAACTAGTCCGGGTAATAAACTTCCTGAATAAATTTTGCAATGGTCAATTTCTGGACTTCTTCTTTAATGGCATTATCTCATTCTGGAGAAaacactcttttcttttgacaTACAGACTTGGAGGATGGATACACGTTTAGACGATGGGTAATGACACATGGGTCAATAGTtggcatgtcttcatgactcCATACAAACACATCAATGCTTTTCTTTAAGAATTGGACAAGTTCTTGCTTTGTCTTTTTTCCATGCTTGCTCCAATCTTTGTAAACTTTTCAAGGTTATTCTCGTCCAAAGAAACGTCTTCCAGTACTTCGGTGGGCTCTGCAACTATCCTCCTCTCCTCAATGCTCATCGTCTGCATGTGCTCGTCTATAGCTAACATGGCTAAATAACACTCTCTTGCTGCTAACTAATCCCCTTGCACTTACCCTATCCCATATTCTGTAAGGAATTTAACTGATAGGTGGTAGGTAAATGTTACTACCTTCCAACTATTAAAGTTGACCTTCCAATGATGGCGTTATAAGAAGACGAACAATCCACCACAGGGAAATTCACTTCCTTGGTTATTTGCTGTGGGTATGATCCCACCACCACAAGCAATGTAATGGTGCCTATAGGTTACACTTTCATTCCTTCAAATCCTACCAAAGGTGAACATACTGGACGAAGCTGATCTCGTTCAAGTCTTATTTGTTGGAAGGTGGGGTAATACAAGATGTCTGTTGAACTTTCATTATCCACCAGCACCCTTCTAGTTATATAATCTATGATGAGTAAAGTGATGACGATTGCATCGTCATATGGGTGATGGATTCTTTCAGCATCCTCGTCCATGAACATAATGGTTGGCTCATCTATCCCCCTCGTACTTAGTGATCTTCTACAGAGTTGGACATTTTGTACCACCTTTAGATACATCTTTCTTGACTTGGAAGACTACCCTGTTGAAGTACCTCCTATAATAACCCTTATTTCTCCAAGTGGGGGTCGTGATGACTTTTCTACCTTTCCTTTCAACTTCTCGTCTTTATGATCTCTTCCAACGAAATGCCTCAACTTTCCCTGTCTGATAAGATTCTCTATCTGCTGCTTTAAATCATAGCACTCATCCATATCATGCCCATGGTCTCTATGGAAGCGACAATATTTGTTCTTGTTGCGAttattgggatctcccttcatctTCTCTGGCCACTTCAAGGATGggtcatccttgatttgcataagtaCTTGATTAAATGGAGCGTTCAAGGGCATGTGGTGCTGACTCCTTCCTGAAGACTGACCCGCCTTCCTATTGTCTCGATCCTTCTTCTCTCCTGTTCGGGCCTTCTTTGGACGAAGACCCTGTTTTGGATGACATGGTAGATCTGCTTCCATTTGCTCggctttcttcctcttcttagctATGATTGCATCCTCTGCATTCATGAAGCTTTGGGCTGAATAGACAAGTTCAGCTATGGTTTGAGGCTCTTGCTCATAGAGTTTATGAAtgaataaatcaaaattaactATATTATGGAAAgctaccaataacaacttgtcgtCCATTTCATCTACCGTAAGGGCTTCCCTGTTGAAACAAGTAATGAAGGACCGCAAGCTTTCATTTTCCCCTTGCTCTATGATTAACAAGCTAGACGAGGAGCACTTATGCCTTTGTCCTCCGATAAAATTGTTGACAAACAACTTACTCAATTTTTCGAAAGAACTCATAGTGTTTGGAGGTATCTTGCTAAACCACACTCGTGCTGGCCCCTTAAGGGTGGTaaggaaggccctacacataaTCTCATTTGggaccccttgaaggtgcattgtaGTCTTGAAGGTTGTGATATGATCACACAGATCGCGCGTTCCATCATACAAGTCTAAGGAAGGCATCTTAAACTTAAAAGGCAGGAGATGGCTGTTGATGAAAGCCACGAAAGGGGAATCAGTTCGATGAACTAAATCATCTACGAGATTCACTCTTCTAATATTCTCCCTCATCTCGTCCATGGCCTTCCTCATTTAATCCATCTCCCTTTCCAAGTGTGACACTCTTCGTGAAGTAGTACCCCTTGACTGGTTCTCACACTTAGCGTTTTCTCCTTCTCTAACTTCTTGACTTTGGGCTTGTCCTTCCACATCTATTTCATGACGGTTGTCTCCTTAGAGTAATCTCCCTGGTCAACTGTTGGTTTTGACAGGTTAATTCGGCCATGGTGGCCACCATGGATTGCACTTGTTGTATGAAAGGAAATTGCATGACAGGTACTGATTAGCGATCACAATTGGGATGACTAAAAGCGTTCCTACTCTCCTGATGGCCTGGACTAGTGGCCATTGATCTTGTCCAAACCATGCAACCTTTTgtcaaaaaaagataaattgcaCAATGCAAATTTAatcttccccacagacggcgccaactgatgatgtaaagaaaatcagtaggctTAATGCTCCAAGCTTCAATGGGCTAGCAATTGCTTAGGAGgcctgaaaagaaaaagacacaagATCAAAGGTGACCAGGAGGAACTGGCCAAGAACCCTCCAATGCTTAAGTTACTTTTTTCCTCTGGAACATTAGAATTCCAATTTTGGGAGTAGTGAGAACTTACTTCCATTTGATGTGGATGAGTGTTTATATATTGTACTTTGGAGTGGTTACTTGTCTCATAACTTCCCCAATATTTGAGGAAGTCAGAAGGTTCAGAATTAACTTCCACAACCGCTATAGGAGTTAGAATGTTCAATTTTATCTTCTACAACTGTCATTGGAAGTTAAGTACTTAGTAGGAAGTTATAGCGATGAACTAGGATCTTGCTTATTTTAAATAGTAACACGTGGTTCAATTCATTAGCTTTTGTAGCTAAATCTTTCTGAAAATTCCCCAAGTGTTGGGGGTTGTCCAGGAGCTTTCCTGGTGGAGGATCCTCATGCCCATGGATGACCAGCCTAGTAAGGATGACCATTCTAGCCTTGATGACCATTCTAGCCTTCTTGACCTGGACGACTCTCATGAACGAATTGAAGTTGGTTCAATTTTTAGTTCACCATCaagttttttactattattatcaaaattatgCTCTCAACCATGAACTATTGAATCTTGACTCTTGTCTATGTATTCAAGGAACAAAATGTGTGGTTCACTTAGAATGATGAGATTATTAAGGATTTATAGAGATATTATATGAGCAGAAGGGCCAAagtaaaaattaacaaatttgttttcatttttttttaaattataaatattatgacTTGAACTAATGGTGTCTGCTTTATAATGATTGTATTTTATCATCAAGccaaaaaactaattaaattttggtgtaggcagggtTTAAACTCAAGTTCTTTTTCAATGATaagaaatttttgtagtttttttttatagataaaagtaagtaaattttattgaactaaatCCGATTGGAAAACAATATCCAAATCACTTGGTAGAGATTCAACCCATACATCTatgtttgcagataaaattgCTTTTCTAGCTAAGGTGTGAGCTAATTTATTTCCTTCCCTTTGAACATGCTAAACTTGCAATACTGAAGAGTAGCGCCTAAACTTTGACTCTCATTTATCACATGACCAAACAAAGTGTTGCATCTTCTTGGATAAGTCAAAGCTTTGATCACCCGTGAGCAGTCTCCCTCTATTTCCACATTGAACAAGCTTAGCTCCTTGGCAAACACTACTGCACGTCTTGCCACCAAAGCCTCCTCCAACTTCGCAGATTGAACCAATGGGATCTTTTGACTCGAAGCAGCgataatattttcaatgtgaTCTCAAAAGACAACTCTAATACTTGCACAGGCCGAAGCATCAAACAATGCACCATCAAAGTTACCCTTATAATTCTGCTCCATTGGAGAAGTCCAGCGAACCCTAGTAGGCTGAGTTACACCACGAGTAGGCTGTTTCTTCACATTGAGATACTCCGAGACTAGCTCCTTAGCACGATTCCCCTGTTCATGAAGCTGCCAAGTCGGTTGGTTCTTTCTGAGCCTGTTCCGGCACTACCACAAGCACCAATCTATGGTGGAGAAAAGTGAGTTGAGCCCCTGTGCATCaactcctctaccaaatccTCAAACTCCCTATATTGTTTCTAATATAGAAGAGCAAAACCCGGGTTTGACTTCCAGAGGCTATGTAGCAGAGTTTCTTGATGATCATTACATAGATCACATATTTCATCTATTAGAATATGTCAAGCTCTTAGATTTTGTTTCATTGGAAGTGAATCTTTCACTGCACGCCAAAGgaaatgtttgattttattaGGAATCCAAATCTTCCGAATACTCTTCCATAAGCTTCGCTGCTCTGTTGGAGTGGAAGAGCTTGGTGTAATGCTTGCCTCTGCTGAAGCTAACAAGTGATACGCACTCCTAACACTATAGCTTCGATCCGCAATCGAAGGCCATACCAGCAAATCCTTATCACACGCCTCACTCACTTGAATTTTGTTTACCATATCAGCTTCCCAAGGGTAAAAATTGCTCTCCAATTTGCCAGGATCCCATATTCTTGTATTGGAGTATAACAACTCACTAACCAAATTAACAGTGGAATTTTCTCTTGGAGATACAATCTTGTTGTAACTAGGATCAGGGAGCCATCTATGTTTCCACACATCAATCATCTGACCACTCTCGACTTGTCAGATAGCACCATTCTCTATAACCTCCTGTGCTTGCAATATACTCCTCCATGCATAAGAGCACTTTGGATGAATAGGAGCATTAAGAATACTCTCATTAGGAAAAAACTTCATACTAAAAACCGTATAGAGAAGCATATCTTCTGGTGAATTAATCTCCACACCTGTTTGGCTAGTAAGATATTATTGAACTCTTGGATATCTCGAAAACTCATCCCTCCAACAAATTTTGATGAGCACAAAGAACTCCATTTAATCCAATGAATCTTTTTTGAGTCAccttgtccccaccaaaactgTCGAATCATTGTTTCTATTTCCTTACACAAATTGACTAGCAATTTAAATACATTCATCGAGTAAGTAGGAATAGACTAGATGACTGCCTTTATCATCACTTCCTTACCAACTTGTGACAGCAGCTTCTCTTTCCACCCTTGCATTCTTGCCTAGATCTGCTCTTTCACATTGGTGAAGCAAGCTTTTGTCTCTCTACCAATAAACAAAGGAAAacccaaatatttc
This genomic stretch from Quercus lobata isolate SW786 chromosome 3, ValleyOak3.0 Primary Assembly, whole genome shotgun sequence harbors:
- the LOC115980670 gene encoding uncharacterized protein LOC115980670 yields the protein MRKAMDEMRENIRRVNLVDDLVHRTDSPFVAFINSHLLPFKFKMPSLDLYDGTRDLCDHITTFKTTMHLQGVPNEIMCRAFLTTLKGPARVWFSKIPPNTMSSFEKLSKLFVNNFIGGQRHKCSSSSLLIIEQGENESLRSFITCFNREALTVDEMDDKLLLVAFHNIVNFDLFIHKLYEQEPQTIAELVYSAQSFMNAEDAIIAKKRKKAEQMEADLPCHPKQGLRPKKARTGEKKDRDNRKAGQSSGRSQHHMPLNAPFNQVLMQIKDDPSLKWPEKMKGDPNNRNKNKYCRFHRDHGHDMDECYDLKQQIENLIRQGKLRHFVGRDHKDEKLKGKVEKSSRPPLGEIRVIIGGTSTG